CGACGTGGTGCGTTCGCGATCACGCGCCACTTCCCCGCCAATCGTCAACCACGTATGCGCCGACAGCTTGGCCGACACGCGCAGTTCCACGGCACGGCGCGTACGCACGCTGCGTGAGAAGTAGGCGTAAAAGCCGAGGGTGTCGGCCGCGTTGTCTTTGGCGTCGTTCGACCGCGGCAGGTATTCGTTGGAGGTCAGCAGCAGGTGCGCGGTGACCGCGTCGCTAAAGTGATGCTCGACGTCGGCCGATGCCACAAACCGATGTTCGATTTGCTCTGCGTTGTGGTCGACAATCGCGCCCGCAAAGTCCGTAGGATATTGAAAGGCCGACCCGGACCAGCGCGCGGCCACGGAGATGCGCGTGGCTAAATCCGGCGTCCAGTGCGCCGCGCCGCTGAGCACGTCGGACGCAAAGCGATTATTGAAGGCGAGTTCTCCGTTGGTCGACTGACGGCCGCCCGACAGGGAGAACCCTGCCCCAACGCCACCGCCACTCACGCCGAGTTCGCTGCGGCGCGCGCCGTGCGAGCCGGTGCCGACGAGCGCGTTCCAAGCGACGGGCTGCGTGCCACGGCGCGTAAAGAGTTGCACGACGCCGGTGACCGCATCGGAACCGTAGAGCACGCTGGCTGGGCCGCGGACGATTTCAATGCGCTCGATGTTCTCAAGACTCAACGTGGAAAGATCCACCGCGCCGCCCGCGTCGTTGAGCGGAACGCCATCGACCAACACGCGCACATAGTTGCTATTGCCACCGCGCACAAAGAGCGAGGTCTGGGCACCGACAGAGCCGGCGCTCACCACCGAGATTCCCGGCACGAGCCGAAGGGCATCTGAGACAACGGATAATCCGCGGCCGCGCAACTGCTCACCCGAGAGCACCGTAACCGCGGCCGTCGGAACTGCCGTGGCCACGGCCTCACGCGTTGCGGTCACAACCACCGTAGCGAGCGTATCACGCCCCAGCCCCTGTGCGGAGACAAAGAGTGGCGTGCTCACCACGAGCACCGAGGCGCACAGCAGGGTCAAGCGGTTCCGAAGGCGATGGGACGTATGCACGGGACTCTTGGTCGGGGGGTGGAAAATGATCATCGGGGACCTCTTTCGCGCAGGGGCACAATCTCTGGCGCTCCACCCACGGCGTCGCGCCGCACGAGGAGGGGCCAGTCGTACACACGCTCGAGGGTGTCGCGGTCGGTCATGACGTCGTCTGGAGACCCAGCCGCGGCCACTCGCCCCGCGTGCATAAGCACAATGTGCGAGGCAAAACGCGCGACGAGATTCAGTTGATGACTCACGAGGAGGACGGCCTTGCCCTCGTGCGCCAGTGATCCGAGCAACTCGAACACCGACATTTCGTGTGCGATGTCGAGGAAAGCGGTGGGTTCGTCGAACACGAGGGCGTCGCCACCCTGCGCGAGGGCGCGCGCGATGCGCACGCGTTGCCATTCGCCGCCACTCAACGCATCGGTGTCGCGATCCAGAAACGACTGAACCTCCGCGCGTTCCGCAGCCGCGTGTACCGCGGTGCGATCGTCGCTGGAACTCACCGACCAGGCGCCGGCATGCGGATAGCGGCCAAGGGCAATGAAGTCGCGCACGCTCAATGGAAACGCCGGTTCTTCGCGCTGCGGAACCACCGCAAGGCGGCGCGCGACGGCGCGACGGGAGAGGGTCGCGAGATCCACGCCGTCGAGGGTGACCGTGCCCGGCCGAGGCGCGAGGCGGCCGAGGAGCGCGCGCACGAGCGTGCTCTTGCCGCTGCCGTTGGGGCCAACCACGGCCGTGAGCGCGCCGCGGGCGCCCACGAATGAAACGTCAGTGACCGCTGGGTTCGGCGCGCCCGCGTAGCGCAACGTGACGTTCTCAAAGCGAATCACGAGCGCGCTCTCCGCAGCTGCACCAGAAAGAAGGGTACGCCGAGGAGCGCCGTGACCGCTCCCAGCGGCAACTCGTGT
This portion of the Gemmatimonadota bacterium genome encodes:
- a CDS encoding TonB-dependent receptor, with protein sequence MHTSHRLRNRLTLLCASVLVVSTPLFVSAQGLGRDTLATVVVTATREAVATAVPTAAVTVLSGEQLRGRGLSVVSDALRLVPGISVVSAGSVGAQTSLFVRGGNSNYVRVLVDGVPLNDAGGAVDLSTLSLENIERIEIVRGPASVLYGSDAVTGVVQLFTRRGTQPVAWNALVGTGSHGARRSELGVSGGGVGAGFSLSGGRQSTNGELAFNNRFASDVLSGAAHWTPDLATRISVAARWSGSAFQYPTDFAGAIVDHNAEQIEHRFVASADVEHHFSDAVTAHLLLTSNEYLPRSNDAKDNAADTLGFYAYFSRSVRTRRAVELRVSAKLSAHTWLTIGGEVARDRERTTSHSQSQYGPSNDAFEASRHTDALFAQLLGDASPSVSYVGGVRLDRNSAFGTFGTARGGLAWKGGDHWRARASLGSAFKAPSYYENFAVGYVKGNPALRPERAQSAEMGVDADLSPTLAVKATAYAQQFRDVIQYTGAPPSPSAPNYFNVAAADARGVELEADWRADAVTTLRASYAYTATRTTRAGYDASAGANYVVGERLLRRPPHAFSLMITQKMTGGGSFDLGVTRIGERSDRDYAVYPAAPVVLQGYTKLDVSTTIPLEGTIEAPVSLILRVNNALDARYQDVLHFDSPRRTLFAGVRWGH
- a CDS encoding ABC transporter ATP-binding protein, with the translated sequence MIRFENVTLRYAGAPNPAVTDVSFVGARGALTAVVGPNGSGKSTLVRALLGRLAPRPGTVTLDGVDLATLSRRAVARRLAVVPQREEPAFPLSVRDFIALGRYPHAGAWSVSSSDDRTAVHAAAERAEVQSFLDRDTDALSGGEWQRVRIARALAQGGDALVFDEPTAFLDIAHEMSVFELLGSLAHEGKAVLLVSHQLNLVARFASHIVLMHAGRVAAAGSPDDVMTDRDTLERVYDWPLLVRRDAVGGAPEIVPLRERGPR